In Reichenbachiella agarivorans, one genomic interval encodes:
- a CDS encoding 1-aminocyclopropane-1-carboxylate deaminase/D-cysteine desulfhydrase yields the protein MFENSNPTPLVAISDPLLSSKGISLHIKRDDLIDTEITGNKWRKLKYNLIKAREQGTEIILTFGGAYSNHIAATAAAAKRFGFQSIGVIRGEELNENSNPTLQKAHADGMQLLFVSRADYLFRTSPHWLNMHRQEYAAYIIPEGGSNHLATQGVREILHEIDLEFDYITCPVGTGGTLAGLASGLHPHQKALGFAALMGEDYLEKEVAQLLAPEFQSRQEIIHDYQFGGYAKHNPELISFIQGFYDQHGIPLDPIYTGKMVFGLYDMIKKGKIEEGKTVIALHTGGLQGIAGFNETFGLNLVGS from the coding sequence ATGTTTGAAAATTCCAATCCCACACCACTTGTAGCCATCTCAGACCCATTGCTCAGTAGTAAAGGTATTTCTTTACATATCAAAAGAGACGACTTGATAGATACTGAGATCACTGGCAACAAATGGAGAAAACTCAAATACAACCTAATCAAAGCCAGAGAGCAAGGTACTGAAATCATACTGACCTTTGGCGGTGCCTATTCCAACCACATAGCTGCTACTGCAGCAGCGGCCAAACGCTTTGGGTTTCAATCCATAGGAGTGATCCGTGGGGAAGAACTCAATGAAAACTCAAACCCAACCCTGCAAAAAGCCCATGCAGATGGCATGCAATTGCTATTCGTCAGCAGAGCAGATTATCTATTCAGGACGAGCCCTCACTGGCTCAACATGCACAGGCAGGAATATGCTGCCTACATCATTCCAGAGGGGGGCAGCAACCATCTGGCAACACAAGGAGTCCGTGAGATTCTACATGAAATTGACCTTGAATTTGACTACATCACTTGTCCTGTAGGTACAGGAGGTACTCTCGCTGGGTTGGCGTCTGGCCTCCATCCCCACCAAAAGGCACTAGGGTTTGCAGCATTGATGGGTGAAGACTATTTGGAGAAGGAAGTGGCACAACTACTCGCACCAGAGTTCCAGTCGAGACAAGAAATCATTCATGACTACCAATTTGGAGGCTATGCAAAGCATAACCCAGAGTTGATCAGTTTCATCCAAGGGTTTTATGACCAACACGGCATTCCTCTCGACCCTATCTATACTGGCAAAATGGTATTTGGTCTGTATGACATGATCAAGAAAGGAAAGATCGAGGAAGGCAAAACCGTGATCGCTCTTCATACAGGAGGATTGCAAGGCATTGCAGGATTCAACGAGACTTTTGGACTGAATCTGGTAGGCTCATAA